One Setaria italica strain Yugu1 chromosome I, Setaria_italica_v2.0, whole genome shotgun sequence DNA window includes the following coding sequences:
- the LOC101766403 gene encoding anaphase-promoting complex subunit 15, producing MLQFPALMRQWPSPPLIPASTLLPVPATSHEDELLLAMAESDLEDKLNEIRKANSNLVIIGKPTGDTKEEYDAEVEDDDADNVEESDGDDFDQETG from the exons ATGCTCCAGTTCCCTGCGCTGATGCGGCagtggccgtcgccgccgctgatcCCGGCGTCCACGCTGCTTCCCGTGCCGGCTACCTCCCACGAggacgagctcctcctcgccatGGCGGAGTCCGACCTCGAGGATAAG CTGAACGAGATCCGGAAGGCCAACAGCAACCTGGTGATCATCGGAAAGCCCACGGGCGACACCAAGGAGGAGTACGACGCTgaggtggaggacgacgacgcggacAACGTCgaggagtccgacggcgacgacTTCGACCAGGAAACTGGCTGA